GCATTATTCATGCACCTTTGAAATGTTGCTGGGGCGGCGACCAGCCCAAACGGCATGTACACGAACTCGAAAAGCATGGGGTTATTCCCCATCCACGTGATGAAAGCACTTTTCCTGCGGGCATCGTCACTCATTTTAATGTGATGGTAGCCCGCTTTCAAATCAAGCTTGGTGAAATATTTTGCACCTCCCTGACCTGCCATATCGAGGAGATCATCACATCGGGGCAAAGGATAACGATCCTTCACCGTGACCAGATTAAGCTCCCGATAATCAATACAAACGCGTATCTTGTTATCGTCCTTTTTCCGCACGAGGACCGTCGGGAACGCCCACTCAGAATTCGAGTGTGCAATCACACCTGCTGCTAGCAGATCGGTCAACTGCTTCTTCACTTCTTCCCGATCACTGTAGGGCATACGCC
This sequence is a window from bacterium. Protein-coding genes within it:
- a CDS encoding RNA-directed DNA polymerase; the encoded protein is AMSDPRGKVKPIATQQSPEAMREHPDGKALIALLVKHHEALSLSDREMGHAHGVIHEIDTGDARPIALPIRRMPYSDREEVKKQLTDLLAAGVIAHSNSEWAFPTVLVRKKDDNKIRVCIDYRELNLVTVKDRYPLPRCDDLLDMAGQGGAKYFTKLDLKAGYHHIKMSDDARRKSAFITWMGNNPMLFEFVYMPFGLVAAPATFQRCMNNALRGLDQSKVFCYLDDILIATKTVDDHIETLDGVLTKLTENGMKLKPSKCE